A portion of the candidate division WOR-3 bacterium genome contains these proteins:
- a CDS encoding MBL fold metallo-hydrolase, translating to MKINCFVVGPIYTNCYVVSCDQTRQAVVIDPGFTDTTDGAEVLQKIKNMEVKYIIITHGHFDHTSGITVLKKETGAEILVHEKDADLLPEPWKGISEIISKGEQPPCPACGSLSVHLTITADNKKANVKCDNCGLSIEFLSSPPADIMLKDGDSIEFGNCKLQVIHTPGHSMGGISLYSEEENTLFSGDTLFAGSIGRTDIFRSSFDEIISSLKNKLMKLPDKTVVYPGHGDTTTIGRERKTNPHLV from the coding sequence ATGAAGATAAATTGTTTTGTTGTCGGCCCAATTTACACAAATTGCTATGTTGTTTCCTGTGACCAAACCAGACAAGCGGTTGTCATCGACCCGGGATTTACTGATACAACAGATGGAGCAGAGGTTCTTCAAAAAATAAAGAATATGGAGGTTAAATACATTATAATTACACATGGCCATTTTGACCACACAAGCGGTATTACGGTTTTGAAGAAAGAAACAGGTGCGGAGATCCTGGTCCACGAGAAAGATGCAGATCTTCTGCCGGAACCGTGGAAAGGAATCAGCGAAATCATAAGTAAAGGCGAGCAACCTCCCTGCCCTGCATGCGGTTCATTATCTGTGCATCTTACAATTACCGCAGACAACAAAAAAGCGAATGTGAAATGCGATAACTGCGGGTTGAGTATAGAGTTTCTTTCTTCGCCGCCTGCTGATATAATGCTTAAAGACGGAGACAGTATAGAATTCGGAAACTGCAAACTTCAGGTTATTCATACGCCAGGGCACAGTATGGGTGGCATATCCCTGTATAGTGAAGAAGAAAATACGCTTTTCAGCGGTGATACACTTTTTGCCGGTTCTATCGGCAGGACAGATATATTTCGTTCTTCCTTTGATGAAATCATAAGTTCTCTTAAGAATAAGCTGATGAAATTACCTGATAAGACGGTTGTCTATCCCGGACATGGCGATACAACGACAATAGGTAGAGAGAGAAAAACCAACCCTCATCTGGTCTGA
- a CDS encoding T9SS type A sorting domain-containing protein — protein sequence MFDGVPGVEEVVQKPIKRPNPTATIIAGPIQLPKHGKSRIYDITGRRLYTSNPGPGIYFLEINGEIVQKIVKVK from the coding sequence ATGTTCGACGGCGTGCCGGGAGTTGAAGAAGTGGTGCAGAAACCGATAAAGCGACCAAATCCGACGGCGACGATCATCGCCGGTCCGATCCAGCTCCCGAAACACGGCAAGAGCAGAATTTACGATATAACCGGTCGGCGGTTGTACACCTCTAATCCAGGACCGGGCATCTACTTCCTTGAGATAAACGGTGAGATTGTGCAGAAGATTGTAAAGGTCAAGTAG
- the ruvB gene encoding Holliday junction branch migration DNA helicase RuvB, with the protein MTSNTLLKGEEMYELTLRPKKLTEFIGQKKITENLEVFIKAAKKRGEPIEHILLYGPPGLGKTTLAHIIAREMETNIYPTAGPILERPFDLAGILSNLNTADILFIDEVHRINKAVEEYLYPALEDFCLDVMQDKGVGAKVLRLNLNHFTLIGATTRSGLLTSPLRSRFGISFRLDYYPAEDLFHIIARSAKILDLKITDEATREIATRARGTPRIANRLLRRVRDFAQVQGKEIIDIEICNYALEKLEVDKRGLDEMDKKIIKTIIEKFSGGPVGINSLAVAVGEDAQTIEEVFEPFLIMEGFIKRTPRGREATPLAYEHFKLKNPQGPLFK; encoded by the coding sequence ATGACGAGCAATACACTCCTCAAAGGCGAGGAGATGTATGAATTAACCCTGCGGCCCAAAAAATTGACCGAATTCATCGGCCAGAAAAAGATAACTGAAAACTTAGAGGTCTTCATCAAGGCGGCGAAGAAAAGAGGGGAACCCATTGAGCATATCCTGCTCTACGGACCGCCCGGACTGGGTAAGACGACCCTCGCCCATATCATTGCGAGGGAGATGGAAACCAATATCTATCCGACAGCCGGACCCATCCTGGAACGGCCCTTTGACCTCGCCGGCATCCTGAGCAACCTGAATACCGCTGATATCCTCTTTATCGACGAGGTCCACAGGATAAACAAGGCGGTGGAAGAATACCTCTACCCCGCTCTGGAAGATTTCTGCCTGGATGTTATGCAGGATAAAGGGGTCGGCGCCAAGGTGCTGCGTCTCAACCTCAACCACTTCACCCTGATCGGTGCAACGACCCGTTCCGGACTGCTCACCTCACCGTTGCGTTCTCGATTCGGTATCAGCTTCAGGCTCGATTATTATCCGGCTGAGGACCTCTTCCATATCATCGCCCGTTCCGCAAAGATACTGGACCTGAAAATCACGGACGAGGCGACCCGGGAAATCGCAACAAGGGCGCGGGGCACCCCGCGGATCGCCAACCGTCTCTTAAGAAGAGTAAGGGATTTCGCCCAGGTACAGGGAAAAGAGATCATCGACATTGAGATATGCAACTACGCACTCGAAAAACTTGAAGTGGACAAGCGCGGCCTCGATGAAATGGATAAAAAAATAATAAAGACGATTATTGAAAAGTTCAGCGGCGGGCCGGTCGGTATCAACAGCCTTGCAGTAGCTGTGGGCGAAGACGCCCAGACCATTGAGGAAGTCTTTGAGCCGTTTCTGATAATGGAAGGTTTTATAAAAAGGACGCCGCGCGGCAGAGAAGCAACGCCGCTCGCCTACGAACACTTCAAACTCAAAAATCCGCAGGGACCCCTCTTCAAATAA
- the ruvA gene encoding Holliday junction branch migration protein RuvA has protein sequence MIGRLTGKVYEKTPPFFILDVSGIGYLIQSPLSTFKQIKEEEEITLYTKCIFKEDEAFIYGFLTREELKIFEELISVSGVGPKSGLNLLSSFSPEEISEAIENENVELLSSVPKIGKKIASKIILELKGKLKFDETPKLFTQAVNALCSLGISRSEALQRLKGLPQNLTLEELVKQALRK, from the coding sequence ATGATCGGCAGATTGACCGGTAAGGTCTATGAAAAAACTCCTCCATTCTTTATTCTCGATGTCTCGGGCATCGGCTATCTGATCCAATCCCCACTCTCGACCTTTAAACAGATTAAAGAAGAGGAAGAAATCACCCTCTACACGAAATGTATCTTCAAGGAAGACGAGGCGTTCATTTATGGATTTCTCACCAGAGAAGAGTTGAAGATCTTCGAAGAATTGATTTCGGTCTCCGGTGTAGGACCCAAGTCAGGACTGAACCTGCTCTCTTCTTTTTCACCTGAAGAGATATCCGAAGCCATTGAGAACGAAAATGTCGAGCTCCTCTCGTCAGTTCCGAAGATCGGCAAAAAGATCGCAAGCAAGATCATTCTTGAGTTAAAAGGGAAACTGAAATTCGACGAAACCCCGAAATTGTTCACTCAAGCGGTGAACGCCCTCTGTTCCTTAGGAATCAGCCGCAGCGAGGCGCTCCAGCGTTTAAAGGGACTCCCCCAGAATCTCACGCTGGAAGAACTCGTAAAACAGGCATTGAGGAAATGA
- the ruvC gene encoding crossover junction endodeoxyribonuclease RuvC — MISIRLKVIGIDPGITATGYGIVEDERCVCTGTIRSKKNNIHEKFIEICTKIKELIKENKPDFAALEKVFYHKNIQSLIRSSELRGAIIITLLQEKIKIVEYTPTQIKLTTTGNGRASKAQVRYFVERVFMFEKKKMSNHATDALSIAYTALRRMSRKL, encoded by the coding sequence ATCATCTCAATCAGGTTGAAGGTCATTGGAATAGACCCGGGTATTACTGCCACCGGTTACGGTATTGTAGAGGATGAGAGATGTGTCTGCACAGGGACGATAAGGTCTAAAAAAAATAATATTCACGAAAAATTTATCGAAATTTGCACGAAGATAAAAGAACTTATAAAAGAAAACAAACCCGACTTCGCCGCACTCGAAAAAGTCTTTTATCACAAAAACATCCAGAGTTTGATCCGTTCTTCAGAGCTGCGCGGTGCGATAATCATCACGCTTCTTCAGGAAAAGATAAAGATAGTCGAATATACTCCGACCCAGATCAAATTGACGACCACGGGCAACGGAAGGGCGTCGAAAGCCCAGGTGCGTTATTTTGTCGAGAGGGTCTTTATGTTCGAGAAAAAGAAGATGAGTAACCATGCGACAGACGCCCTCTCGATCGCCTACACGGCGTTAAGGAGGATGAGTAGAAAATTATGA
- a CDS encoding YebC/PmpR family DNA-binding transcriptional regulator, whose translation MSGHSKWSKIKRKKASADAKRGRLFTKLIREITVAARNGGGDPTANPRLRTAIEEARALNMPNDNIERAIKRGTGELEGQHLEEVTYEAYGPHGVAILIEVVTDNRNRTTGEIRHILSRHNGSLGSQGSVAWQFHAQGIISVDAKKYEEDTIIAYALEGGATDIKTEEDFYQIITSPENFSRVKDILQNNNIEIASSELTKTPQSTVPLSEKEAEKVLKLYEALDELEDVQHVYANFDIPDAVMEKISSQSG comes from the coding sequence ATGTCTGGACATTCAAAGTGGTCGAAAATAAAACGGAAAAAGGCAAGTGCCGATGCAAAAAGAGGAAGACTTTTCACCAAATTAATCCGGGAAATTACCGTAGCGGCACGCAATGGAGGCGGAGACCCCACTGCCAACCCGAGACTTCGCACTGCGATTGAAGAAGCAAGAGCCCTCAATATGCCGAACGACAATATTGAACGTGCCATAAAACGCGGCACCGGCGAACTCGAAGGACAGCACCTTGAAGAAGTGACCTATGAGGCATACGGACCTCATGGAGTCGCGATTCTTATTGAAGTCGTCACGGACAATCGTAATCGCACGACCGGTGAAATAAGACATATTCTCTCCAGACACAACGGCAGTCTCGGCAGTCAGGGGTCGGTCGCCTGGCAGTTCCATGCCCAGGGGATTATCAGTGTAGACGCAAAGAAATACGAAGAAGATACAATAATCGCGTATGCACTGGAAGGCGGTGCCACGGATATAAAAACAGAAGAGGACTTTTATCAAATCATCACCTCGCCTGAGAACTTTTCCAGGGTCAAAGATATCCTGCAGAATAACAACATTGAAATCGCAAGCAGTGAACTGACCAAGACTCCGCAAAGCACGGTGCCGCTGTCTGAGAAAGAAGCCGAAAAGGTTTTAAAACTATACGAAGCGCTTGATGAACTTGAAGACGTCCAGCATGTCTACGCCAACTTCGATATCCCGGACGCTGTAATGGAAAAGATATCATCTCAATCAGGTTGA
- a CDS encoding phosphoribosylaminoimidazolesuccinocarboxamide synthase, with translation MSKPIGEVVLPDIKKLKSGKVREIFDLGETYLIVATDRISAFDYILPTLIPQKGIILNKLSVFWFKATQGIIENHFITDRIEEYPAELAKYREILEGRSMLVKKTAPIDVECVVRGYIAGSGWRDYQKTGMIGGLKIDNLKQGDKLPSPLFTPATKSHTGHDENITFEKMKELIPTEDAEFIKQKSIELYNFAHDYAREHNIIIADTKFEFGRINEKIILIDEIFTPDSSRFWDPALYKPGGSQASFDKQFVRDYLSGTDWDKNSPPPELPPDIVEKTVARYQEALSRLVDTEK, from the coding sequence ATGAGTAAACCGATAGGCGAAGTCGTTCTTCCCGACATAAAGAAATTGAAATCCGGCAAGGTGCGTGAAATATTCGACCTCGGCGAAACATATCTCATTGTCGCGACCGACCGCATCTCCGCATTCGATTATATCCTGCCCACCCTCATTCCGCAAAAAGGGATAATCTTGAATAAACTATCTGTGTTCTGGTTCAAGGCGACTCAGGGAATCATTGAAAACCACTTCATCACGGACCGGATCGAAGAATACCCCGCAGAGCTGGCAAAATACCGAGAAATACTTGAAGGCAGATCAATGCTGGTGAAGAAGACCGCACCCATTGACGTGGAATGTGTGGTGCGCGGCTATATCGCCGGCTCGGGCTGGCGTGATTATCAAAAGACCGGGATGATCGGTGGATTAAAGATTGATAATCTAAAACAGGGTGACAAATTACCCTCTCCCCTGTTTACGCCTGCGACAAAATCACATACCGGCCATGATGAAAATATAACCTTTGAAAAGATGAAAGAACTCATCCCGACAGAGGATGCGGAATTCATCAAACAGAAGAGTATTGAACTGTATAATTTCGCACACGATTATGCCCGGGAACACAACATCATCATCGCCGATACAAAGTTCGAATTCGGAAGAATTAATGAAAAGATAATCCTCATCGATGAAATCTTCACCCCGGACTCAAGCCGTTTCTGGGACCCTGCCCTCTATAAACCGGGTGGTTCCCAGGCGTCTTTTGATAAACAGTTCGTGCGCGACTATCTGTCAGGCACTGACTGGGACAAAAATTCACCACCGCCGGAACTGCCGCCCGATATCGTGGAAAAGACCGTGGCACGGTATCAGGAAGCACTGAGCAGATTGGTCGATACGGAAAAATAA